A single window of Nicotiana sylvestris chromosome 5, ASM39365v2, whole genome shotgun sequence DNA harbors:
- the LOC104232563 gene encoding calreticulin-3-like, translated as MGQMALSKHDQRTSLTLVFSVESFLLVLLLFSLVTSSFSEIFFEEQFDVDWKSRWVKSDWKRSEGKAGSFKHTAGKWAGDPDDKGIQTSSDAKHFAISAKVPEFSNKNRTLVVQYSIKFEQDIECGGGYIKLLSGYVNQKKFGGDTPYSMMFGPDICGTQTKKLHVILSYQGQNYPIKKDLQCETDKLTHFYTFILRPDASYSIWIDGRERDSGSMYTDWDILPPRKIKDVNAKKPADWDDREYIEDPNEVKPEPDHWDDEEDGIWRPPKIPNPAYKGPWKRKKIKNPNYKGKWRTPWIDNPEFEDDPDLYVLKPIKYVGIEVWQVKAGSIFDNILICDEPDYAKKVIEEVFANREAEKEAFEEAEKVRKAKEEEEARTAREEGERRRRERDRNKRRYRRDYYDDYHDEL; from the exons ATGGGGCAAATGGCTCTGTCCAAGCATGACCAAAGAACAAGTCTAACATTAGTCTTCTCAGTTGAATCATTTCTACTAGTTTTATTACTCTTCTCGCTTGTCACCTCTTCATTCTCTGAGATCTTTTTCGAAGAACAGTTTGATG ttgatTGGAAGAGCAGATGGGTGAAGTCTGACTGGAAAAGGAGTGAAGGGAAAGCAGGTTCATTTAAGCATACAGCTGGAAAATGGGCTGGTGATCCTGATGATAAAG GTATTCAGACATCAAGCGATGCCAAACATTTCGCCATTTCTGCTAAGGTACCAGAATTTAGCAACAAGAACAGAACTTTGGTTGTACAATATTCTATAAAGTTTGAGCAAGACATTGAGTGTGGTGGAGGTTACATAAAGCTTCTCTCTGGATATGTCAACCAGAAGAAATTCGGGGGAGACACCCCTTACAG TATGATGTTTGGACCGGATATCTGTGGTACACAGACAAAGAAACTTCATGTTATACTTTCCTACCAAGGCCAGAATTATCCCATCAAAAAGGATCTACAATGTGAAACAGACAAATTAACCCATTTCTACACATTCATTCTTAGACCTGATGCATCATACAGCATCTGGATTGATGGTCGAGAAAGGGATTCTGGAAGCATGTATACGGACTGGGATATCCTTCCTCCTCGGAAAATTAAAGATGTAAATGCAAAAAAG CCTGCAGATTGGGATGATAGAGAATATATAGAGGACCCAAACGAGGTCAAACCAGAG CCTGATCACTGGGATGATGAAGAGGACGGTATCTGGAGACCACCAAAAATACCTAATCCAGCGTATAAGGGTCCATGGAAACGAAAG AAAATAAAGAACCCTAATTATAAAGGTAAATGGAGGACTCCTTGGATTGATAATCCAG aATTTGAAGATGATCCTGACCTCTATGTGCTGAAGCCTATCAAATATGTTGGGATCGAAGTTTGGCAG GTGAAGGCAGGTTCTATTTTTGACAACATACTGATATGCGATGAGCCAGATTATGCAAAGAAAGTGATTGAGGAAGTCTTTGCTAATAGGGAG GCTGAAAAGGAGGCTTTTGAGGAAGCAGAGAAAGTGAGAAAAGCAAAAGAGGAAGAG GAAGCCCGAACAGCAAGAGAGGAAGGTGAAAGGAGGAGAAGAGAAAGGGATAGAAACAAGAGG CGCTATCGCCGTGATTACTATGATGACTATCAT gaTGAACTTTGA